The Celeribacter marinus genome window below encodes:
- a CDS encoding coniferyl aldehyde dehydrogenase, translating into MSDLISTFQNMKAAHATARATLSVTTAKQRTAQLTALETALLAHEDRLIAAMNTDFSHRSVQECRTFDITTSLSEIRSNRKQLKSWMRARRVRTPLQFRPATCEIRPQPLGVVGIIAPWNFPVYLAVAPVAAALAAGNRVMIKPSELSPRTSEALANMMYATFAPDVVSVITGGADVAATFSALPFDHLLFTGSTAIGRIVAQAAAQNLTPVTLELGGKSPAILMPSADLDRAARRIAWGKAASAGQICVAPDYVLVPRSLMQAAADAILGAWAKFYPDGSKGDDYSAIISERHLERLHTLLNEAKGRGAQSLSNEPDGPIAGTRKFAPVVLLDPPLDTTLMREEIFGPILPLIPYDTPQEALDFVGARDHPLALYVFANDRDEQELWLNGSISGGVTINDTMIHVSVDTLPFGGVGASGMGAYHGRHGFETFSHMKSVVRQAKWNGMFVTEPPFKGWKARTLNALRKVI; encoded by the coding sequence ATGAGCGATCTTATTTCGACATTTCAGAACATGAAAGCCGCGCACGCCACCGCGCGCGCAACGTTGTCCGTAACAACTGCCAAACAACGCACCGCCCAACTCACGGCACTTGAAACTGCACTACTGGCACATGAGGACCGACTGATCGCCGCTATGAATACGGATTTCTCACACCGGTCTGTGCAAGAGTGCCGCACGTTTGACATCACCACCTCGTTGTCGGAAATTCGTAGCAACCGCAAACAACTCAAGTCTTGGATGCGGGCGCGCCGCGTTCGGACGCCGTTGCAATTTAGGCCAGCGACCTGCGAAATTCGCCCTCAGCCGCTAGGTGTTGTCGGCATCATCGCGCCTTGGAACTTTCCAGTCTATCTTGCGGTGGCGCCGGTAGCCGCAGCGCTCGCCGCAGGCAACCGTGTTATGATCAAGCCGTCTGAATTGTCGCCACGCACCTCAGAGGCATTGGCAAACATGATGTACGCAACATTTGCACCAGACGTGGTGAGCGTTATCACCGGCGGCGCGGACGTTGCTGCCACGTTTTCGGCCCTCCCCTTTGATCACCTGCTATTCACAGGATCGACCGCGATTGGACGGATCGTCGCCCAAGCTGCGGCACAAAACCTCACTCCTGTCACTCTTGAATTGGGAGGGAAATCTCCCGCGATCCTTATGCCGTCCGCCGACTTAGACCGCGCGGCGCGGCGCATCGCATGGGGCAAGGCGGCAAGCGCAGGCCAGATTTGTGTCGCACCCGATTACGTCCTAGTTCCGCGCAGCCTGATGCAGGCTGCCGCCGATGCCATTTTGGGCGCATGGGCAAAGTTCTATCCCGATGGCTCAAAGGGCGATGACTATTCTGCAATTATATCCGAACGGCATCTTGAGCGGCTGCACACATTACTCAACGAGGCAAAGGGACGTGGTGCACAGAGTCTTTCAAATGAGCCTGACGGCCCAATCGCAGGCACACGTAAATTTGCACCCGTTGTGCTTCTCGACCCTCCACTCGATACGACACTGATGCGCGAAGAAATCTTTGGCCCTATTCTACCTCTTATCCCGTATGACACACCCCAAGAGGCCTTGGACTTTGTTGGCGCACGCGATCACCCTCTGGCGCTTTACGTGTTCGCCAATGACCGTGACGAACAGGAGTTATGGCTCAATGGATCGATCTCTGGCGGCGTGACGATCAACGACACAATGATCCATGTCAGCGTTGATACGCTGCCCTTTGGCGGGGTTGGCGCATCGGGGATGGGCGCGTACCACGGACGCCATGGGTTCGAGACTTTTTCTCACATGAAATCTGTTGTCCGCCAGGCAAAATGGAACGGTATGTTTGTCACTGAGCCCCCTTTTAAGGGATGGAAGGCCCGCACGCTAAACGCACTGCGCAAAGTGATATAA
- the ychF gene encoding redox-regulated ATPase YchF gives MGFKMGIVGLPNVGKSTLFNALTKTAAAQAANFPFCTIEPNVGEVAVPDPRLDQLAEIAGSKQIIPTRMTFVDIAGLVKGASKGEGLGNQFLANIRECDAIAHVVRCFEDGDVVHVEGRVDPVDDAQVIEMELMLADLESIEKRRANLVRKLKGNDKEAAVQDRLLAAAQAALESDQPARSVVVDADDMKQWKMLQLLTQKPILYVCNVEEDKASKGNAHSDAVAKMAADQGAGAVVISAKIEEEISQLDAEEAEMFLGEMGLEEAGLDRLIRAGYELLHLETYFTVGPKEARAWTIPQGTAGPAAAGVIHGDFEKGFIRAETIAYDDYIACKGETGAKDAGKMRAEGKSYIVQDGDVMHFLFNN, from the coding sequence ATGGGCTTCAAAATGGGTATCGTAGGTCTGCCGAATGTCGGCAAGTCCACGCTTTTCAACGCACTGACAAAAACCGCAGCCGCACAGGCCGCGAACTTTCCGTTCTGCACGATCGAGCCGAATGTGGGCGAGGTCGCAGTGCCTGATCCACGACTTGACCAACTGGCCGAGATCGCAGGGTCCAAACAAATCATTCCAACGCGCATGACCTTTGTGGACATCGCGGGTCTGGTCAAAGGCGCGTCCAAGGGCGAAGGCTTGGGCAACCAGTTTCTCGCCAACATCCGTGAGTGCGATGCGATTGCCCATGTGGTGCGCTGTTTTGAGGATGGCGATGTGGTCCACGTTGAGGGTCGCGTCGATCCCGTGGACGATGCACAGGTCATCGAGATGGAATTGATGCTCGCCGATTTGGAAAGTATCGAGAAACGCCGCGCCAACCTCGTGCGCAAACTCAAAGGCAACGACAAAGAGGCAGCGGTTCAGGACCGTCTTTTGGCAGCAGCCCAAGCTGCGCTCGAAAGCGATCAGCCCGCCCGTTCCGTTGTGGTCGATGCCGACGACATGAAACAGTGGAAAATGCTGCAACTGTTGACGCAAAAACCGATCCTGTATGTGTGCAACGTCGAGGAAGATAAAGCCTCGAAGGGCAACGCACATTCCGATGCCGTGGCCAAAATGGCCGCCGATCAGGGCGCGGGCGCGGTTGTGATCTCCGCCAAGATCGAAGAGGAAATTTCCCAACTCGACGCTGAGGAAGCAGAAATGTTCTTGGGCGAAATGGGATTGGAAGAGGCTGGTCTCGACCGCCTGATCCGTGCGGGCTACGAGCTATTGCATCTCGAAACCTATTTCACGGTTGGTCCCAAAGAGGCGCGCGCATGGACGATCCCGCAAGGTACCGCTGGCCCCGCTGCCGCGGGCGTCATTCACGGTGATTTCGAGAAAGGCTTCATCCGCGCCGAAACCATCGCCTATGACGACTATATCGCCTGTAAGGGCGAAACAGGCGCGAAAGACGCGGGCAAAATGCGCGCTGAGGGCAAAAGCTACATCGTGCAAGATGGCGATGTGATGCACTTCCTCTTTAATAACTAA
- the trpA gene encoding tryptophan synthase subunit alpha, which yields MTRIDAKFAQLKAEGKKAFVAYVMAGDPDEAKSLEIVKALPAAGVDIIELGLPFTDPMADGETIQMAGQRALDHGMTLTKTLAIAKAFRETDDTTPLVLMGYYNPIYSRGVNRFLIDANEAGIDGLIIVDLPPEEDEELCIPAQAAGLNFIRLATPTTDNKRLPKVLENTSGFVYYVSVTGVTGAAEASSGDVAPEVARIKSQTDLPVIVGFGVNTPEKAQEIASIADGTVVGSAIVKQIADGKSVADIAAFVKALSDGAHRA from the coding sequence ATGACCCGTATCGATGCCAAATTTGCTCAACTTAAAGCCGAGGGTAAGAAAGCCTTTGTGGCCTACGTCATGGCCGGCGATCCCGATGAGGCGAAATCACTAGAGATCGTCAAAGCGCTACCGGCGGCAGGTGTCGATATCATCGAACTTGGCCTGCCCTTTACCGATCCGATGGCGGACGGCGAAACGATCCAAATGGCGGGCCAACGCGCGCTTGACCACGGCATGACGCTGACCAAAACACTGGCCATCGCAAAGGCCTTTCGCGAAACCGATGACACCACGCCGCTTGTTTTGATGGGCTATTACAACCCGATCTATAGCCGTGGCGTGAATAGATTTCTAATCGACGCCAACGAGGCGGGTATCGATGGGTTGATCATCGTGGACCTGCCCCCCGAAGAGGACGAGGAGCTGTGCATCCCTGCGCAAGCTGCGGGTCTGAATTTCATTCGTCTGGCGACCCCTACTACGGACAACAAACGCCTTCCCAAGGTTTTGGAAAACACCTCCGGCTTTGTGTACTACGTGTCCGTGACGGGCGTAACGGGCGCTGCGGAAGCCTCAAGCGGCGATGTTGCCCCCGAAGTTGCGCGGATCAAGTCACAAACTGACCTGCCCGTCATTGTTGGCTTTGGCGTTAACACGCCCGAAAAAGCCCAAGAGATCGCATCGATTGCGGACGGCACTGTGGTTGGCTCAGCCATCGTCAAACAGATCGCTGACGGTAAATCCGTGGCTGATATTGCAGCCTTTGTCAAAGCACTGTCCGACGGCGCGCACCGCGCCTAA
- a CDS encoding alpha/beta hydrolase fold domain-containing protein — MTKRTDPALLEIAARFSTQSFIDESKTAMPAIRKAATEARRGLVGRHAADVEVAQVGAMRRFTPKTGLDRSCVIIYVHGGGWVNCDSITHGAVMTDLAYLTGHEVLGPDYPLAPEHPYPAGLDHVMDLVAKTRAARPDVKLVLAGDSAGANLALAVAAKLRDTGQGGAVLALLLWYGCFRAKFDTRSHAEFGSGEFGLTTEAMRHCWDWYLDGQDSVAAPYGDLGALDVTGLPPAWMCEAELDCLADDTRWLAALYAEAGIDHSYDLFTGVNHGFNHFGQFYSPSLRSIERAAHFLKRL, encoded by the coding sequence ATGACCAAACGTACCGACCCCGCTTTGTTGGAAATTGCAGCTCGCTTTTCCACACAGAGCTTTATCGATGAGAGCAAAACGGCGATGCCCGCAATCCGCAAAGCCGCGACCGAGGCGAGGCGCGGTTTGGTGGGGCGGCATGCCGCAGACGTTGAGGTGGCGCAGGTGGGCGCGATGCGGCGGTTCACGCCCAAGACAGGTCTAGATCGGTCATGCGTCATTATTTATGTGCACGGCGGCGGGTGGGTGAATTGCGATAGCATTACCCACGGCGCGGTTATGACCGATCTGGCGTACCTCACGGGCCACGAGGTTCTCGGCCCTGACTATCCGCTTGCTCCTGAACACCCTTACCCCGCGGGGCTTGATCATGTGATGGATCTCGTGGCAAAAACCCGTGCGGCGCGGCCAGATGTCAAACTGGTATTGGCGGGTGATAGCGCGGGTGCGAACCTCGCCTTGGCGGTTGCGGCCAAGCTGCGCGATACGGGTCAGGGTGGCGCGGTGTTGGCGTTGTTGCTGTGGTACGGTTGTTTTCGCGCCAAATTCGACACGCGGTCACATGCGGAGTTTGGGAGTGGTGAGTTCGGCCTGACGACCGAGGCAATGCGGCACTGTTGGGATTGGTATCTCGACGGGCAGGATTCAGTTGCGGCCCCCTACGGTGATCTCGGCGCACTCGATGTTACGGGGTTGCCACCTGCGTGGATGTGCGAGGCCGAGTTGGATTGTTTGGCCGATGACACCCGTTGGCTCGCGGCACTCTACGCTGAGGCAGGAATTGATCACAGCTACGATCTGTTCACGGGCGTTAATCACGGGTTCAACCATTTTGGCCAGTTCTATTCCCCGTCCTTGCGCTCTATCGAGCGGGCTGCGCATTTCCTCAAACGACTCTAA
- the nspC gene encoding carboxynorspermidine decarboxylase: MIQTPYYLIDKERLLPNLEKIARLREQSGAKALLALKCFSTWPIFDFMRDYMDGTTSSSLYELRLGAEKFGKETHAYSVAWADDEIEDAVRHADKIIFNSLGQLDRFSAQSEGAARGLRLNPRFSTSGFDLADPARPFSRLGEWDMARLEQAEGRINGVMIHYNCENSDFDLFSAQLTRIETEFGAFLKRLDWVSLGGGIHFTGDDYPLDKLADRLKAFSDAMGVQVYLEPGEAAITRSTTLETSVLDIIDNGKKIAIVDSSIEAHMLDLLIYRETAKLPTQGAHTYQIAGKTCLAGDIFGDASFDKPLTIGDRVTIEDAAGYTMVKKNWFNGLKMPSIAIRELNGTVRLARDFGYEDFVAALG; this comes from the coding sequence ATGATCCAGACACCATATTACCTGATCGACAAAGAGCGCCTTTTGCCGAATTTGGAGAAAATCGCCCGCTTGCGGGAGCAGTCAGGGGCTAAAGCCCTCTTGGCGCTCAAGTGCTTTTCCACATGGCCCATATTCGACTTCATGCGTGACTACATGGACGGCACCACCTCATCATCGCTCTACGAATTGCGCTTAGGCGCGGAAAAATTCGGCAAAGAAACTCATGCCTACTCCGTCGCGTGGGCTGATGATGAAATCGAGGACGCCGTGCGCCATGCCGATAAAATCATCTTTAACTCGCTAGGCCAACTCGACCGCTTTTCCGCTCAATCCGAGGGGGCCGCACGCGGCCTGCGCCTTAATCCGCGCTTTTCCACATCGGGCTTTGATCTAGCCGATCCTGCGCGGCCCTTTTCGCGTCTGGGCGAATGGGACATGGCGCGACTGGAACAGGCCGAGGGGCGCATCAACGGCGTGATGATCCACTACAATTGCGAGAACAGCGATTTCGACCTATTTTCGGCCCAACTCACACGGATCGAGACCGAATTCGGCGCGTTTCTCAAACGTCTGGATTGGGTGTCGCTCGGCGGTGGCATTCACTTCACAGGCGACGATTATCCGCTCGACAAGTTGGCCGACCGGCTCAAGGCCTTTTCCGATGCGATGGGTGTGCAAGTCTATTTGGAACCCGGCGAGGCGGCAATTACCCGCTCGACCACACTTGAAACTTCGGTGCTCGACATCATTGATAACGGCAAAAAAATCGCCATCGTCGACAGCTCCATCGAGGCACATATGCTCGACCTGCTCATTTACCGCGAAACCGCCAAGCTACCTACGCAAGGCGCGCACACCTATCAAATCGCCGGAAAGACCTGTTTGGCGGGGGACATCTTTGGGGATGCATCCTTTGACAAACCGCTCACAATCGGGGACCGCGTCACTATTGAGGACGCCGCAGGGTACACCATGGTCAAGAAAAACTGGTTCAATGGCCTCAAGATGCCAAGTATCGCCATCCGTGAACTTAACGGAACGGTTCGACTCGCCCGCGATTTCGGGTATGAAGACTTTGTCGCGGCTCTCGGTTAA
- a CDS encoding saccharopine dehydrogenase family protein: protein MKRNVLIIGAGGVSQVVAHKCAQNNDVLGDIHIASRTQSKCDDIIRTVHDKSAMKENGVLRSHAVDATKPDQVAALIRETGVEIVINVGTAFVNMHVLEACIETGVAYIDTAIHEEPNKICETPPWYGNYEWKRRERCAQNGVTAILGAGFDPGVVNAFARFAIDEYMDEVKSIDIVDINAGSHGKYFATNFDPEINFREFTGVVYSWQGGAWQTNKMFEVGKEWDMPVVGPSKAYMSGHDEVHSLSANYPQADVRFWMGFGDHYINVFTVLQNLGLLSEQPVTTAEGLEVIPLKVVKACLPDPSSLAPEYTGKTCIGDLVKGTKDGQDVEVFVYNVADHKAAYEEVGSQGISYTAGLPPVAAAMLVASGEWDAKTMVNVEELDPKPFFTILDRIGLPTRVQIGGLGGIDQAWNA, encoded by the coding sequence TTGAAACGGAACGTTCTCATCATCGGCGCAGGTGGCGTCTCTCAGGTCGTGGCGCATAAATGCGCGCAAAACAATGACGTGCTCGGCGATATCCACATCGCAAGCCGCACGCAATCCAAGTGTGACGACATCATCAGAACAGTGCATGATAAAAGTGCCATGAAAGAGAACGGTGTGTTGCGATCCCACGCCGTTGACGCGACAAAACCCGATCAGGTTGCCGCTCTTATTCGCGAAACAGGCGTCGAGATCGTCATCAATGTTGGCACAGCTTTTGTGAACATGCATGTGCTTGAGGCCTGCATAGAGACGGGCGTGGCCTATATCGACACCGCGATTCACGAAGAGCCGAACAAGATTTGCGAAACGCCACCTTGGTACGGAAACTACGAATGGAAACGCCGTGAGCGGTGTGCACAAAATGGCGTCACTGCCATTTTAGGAGCCGGCTTTGATCCCGGTGTCGTAAATGCATTCGCGCGGTTCGCGATTGACGAATACATGGACGAGGTCAAATCGATCGATATCGTCGACATTAATGCCGGAAGCCACGGCAAGTATTTCGCCACCAATTTTGATCCCGAGATCAATTTTCGCGAGTTCACCGGTGTCGTCTATTCATGGCAAGGCGGCGCGTGGCAAACGAACAAGATGTTCGAAGTCGGCAAGGAGTGGGACATGCCTGTGGTTGGTCCGTCCAAGGCCTACATGTCGGGTCATGACGAGGTGCATTCGCTCTCTGCCAATTACCCGCAGGCGGACGTGCGGTTCTGGATGGGGTTTGGCGACCACTACATTAACGTGTTCACCGTCCTTCAAAACCTTGGCCTACTCTCTGAGCAGCCTGTGACAACGGCCGAAGGTCTAGAGGTAATACCGCTCAAGGTGGTAAAAGCGTGCTTGCCTGATCCGTCCTCCCTTGCTCCCGAGTATACCGGCAAAACCTGTATCGGCGACTTGGTCAAAGGCACCAAAGACGGTCAAGACGTCGAAGTGTTCGTCTATAATGTTGCTGACCACAAAGCGGCATATGAGGAAGTTGGCAGTCAGGGCATCAGCTACACTGCGGGACTACCACCCGTAGCCGCAGCGATGCTTGTGGCGTCTGGCGAATGGGATGCAAAAACGATGGTCAATGTCGAGGAATTGGATCCTAAACCCTTTTTCACCATCCTTGACCGGATCGGCCTGCCCACTCGCGTACAAATCGGTGGTCTCGGCGGGATCGACCAAGCGTGGAACGCCTAG
- a CDS encoding ZIP family metal transporter: protein MSVIWLGILASLGAGLMTGVGAIPVLFGKTMSQRANDTLLGFAAGVMISASYFSLIVPGLDAADDLYGVVWISAAIAACGIALGAILVAVLNETLPHEHFIVGPEGADPGALSKIWLFIIAITIHNFPEGMAVGIGFGGGNIANGMSLATGIGLQNAPEGLAVAVALRGQGYSKKSAFFIALLTGLVEPVGGALGVALIHISQHVLPWGLTFAAGAMLYIISHEIIPETHRKGYQNYATTGLLVGLIMMMFLDVTLG, encoded by the coding sequence ATGAGTGTGATTTGGCTCGGGATTTTGGCCTCGTTGGGGGCTGGTTTGATGACTGGCGTTGGCGCAATTCCGGTATTGTTCGGAAAAACGATGTCCCAACGCGCCAATGATACATTGCTGGGCTTTGCGGCTGGCGTGATGATCTCCGCCTCATATTTTTCACTCATTGTCCCTGGCTTGGATGCGGCGGACGACCTGTATGGTGTGGTGTGGATTTCGGCAGCAATTGCGGCGTGTGGGATCGCACTTGGCGCGATTCTCGTGGCCGTACTCAACGAAACGCTGCCGCATGAGCATTTTATCGTGGGGCCGGAGGGGGCAGATCCGGGCGCGCTCTCTAAAATCTGGTTGTTTATCATCGCAATAACCATCCACAATTTCCCCGAGGGTATGGCCGTTGGGATCGGGTTTGGTGGTGGAAACATTGCGAATGGTATGAGCCTTGCCACTGGAATTGGCCTACAAAACGCCCCCGAAGGTCTCGCGGTTGCCGTTGCACTGCGCGGGCAGGGGTATTCGAAAAAGAGCGCCTTTTTCATCGCACTTTTGACCGGATTGGTTGAGCCTGTTGGCGGAGCCTTGGGTGTTGCCTTGATCCATATCTCGCAACACGTCTTGCCGTGGGGGCTGACGTTTGCAGCGGGCGCTATGCTTTACATCATCAGTCATGAAATCATTCCTGAAACGCACCGTAAGGGCTATCAAAACTACGCCACAACTGGACTGTTAGTGGGGCTTATTATGATGATGTTTTTGGACGTGACGCTCGGATAG
- a CDS encoding alpha-hydroxy acid oxidase, protein MPVITNIDDLKRLHKKRTPKMFYDYCESGAWTEQTFRENVTDFDKIRLRQRIAVDMEGRSTATQMIGQDVSMPVALAPVGLTGMQRADGEIKAAKAAEKFGVPFTLSTMSICSIEEVDKHTTKPFWFQLYVMRDQDFLEGIIQRAKDAKVSALVLTLDLQILGQRHKDLKNGLSVPLRPTLPNIANLATKWQWGLEMLATKNKSFGNIVGHAKGVSNMGSLFTWTAEQFDPRLDWDKIKKIKEMWGGPLILKGILDEEDARRAVDVGADAIIVSNHGGRQLDGALSSIRRLEPIIAAVGDQVEVHIDSGIRSGQDVLKATAMGATGTYIGRAYIYGLGAMGEAGVTKALEVIHKELDMSMALCGRRNINDVDRDILLVPEDFAGRWA, encoded by the coding sequence ATGCCCGTCATTACAAACATCGACGACCTCAAGCGGCTGCATAAAAAGCGCACGCCAAAAATGTTCTACGATTACTGCGAAAGCGGCGCATGGACGGAACAAACATTCCGCGAGAACGTGACAGACTTTGACAAGATTCGACTGAGACAACGGATCGCCGTCGATATGGAGGGGCGCTCGACAGCAACTCAAATGATCGGCCAAGACGTGTCGATGCCCGTTGCGCTCGCCCCCGTTGGGCTGACAGGCATGCAACGCGCTGATGGCGAAATCAAAGCGGCCAAAGCGGCCGAAAAATTCGGCGTTCCATTCACCCTGTCTACCATGTCAATTTGCTCCATCGAAGAGGTCGATAAGCACACAACCAAACCATTTTGGTTCCAGTTGTATGTCATGCGCGATCAAGATTTTCTCGAAGGCATTATTCAGCGCGCAAAGGATGCAAAAGTATCCGCACTTGTGCTGACGCTTGATCTGCAAATTCTGGGTCAACGCCACAAAGATCTTAAAAACGGACTCTCGGTGCCCTTGCGCCCGACCTTGCCAAACATCGCAAACCTCGCGACAAAATGGCAGTGGGGCTTGGAAATGCTCGCGACCAAAAACAAAAGCTTTGGCAACATTGTGGGCCATGCTAAAGGCGTGTCCAACATGGGCTCATTGTTCACATGGACAGCCGAACAGTTTGACCCCCGCCTCGACTGGGACAAGATCAAAAAAATCAAAGAAATGTGGGGCGGCCCCCTCATCTTGAAAGGCATCCTTGATGAAGAGGATGCACGCCGCGCAGTCGACGTCGGAGCAGACGCAATCATCGTGTCCAACCATGGCGGTCGCCAACTTGACGGCGCTCTTTCGTCCATTCGCCGCTTAGAGCCGATCATCGCCGCCGTGGGCGATCAAGTCGAAGTGCACATCGATAGCGGTATTCGCTCTGGCCAAGACGTTCTAAAAGCCACAGCTATGGGGGCAACAGGCACGTACATCGGTCGCGCATACATCTACGGGCTTGGCGCGATGGGCGAAGCGGGCGTGACAAAAGCACTCGAAGTGATCCACAAAGAACTCGACATGTCGATGGCGCTATGCGGGCGGCGCAACATCAACGATGTGGACCGCGACATACTCTTGGTGCCCGAAGACTTCGCAGGCCGCTGGGCCTAA
- a CDS encoding MFS transporter: MSLITAVRVSRAPFMALGAIGVYWGTLAAMVPAIKAQTQASDAQFGLALLGAAIGGMVAMYLAPRISLALGRYILPLLVAVMFVAMQMPAFAHSVPALFVVLVALGATISSLDINANMRLSQLEERHGMHLMNINHAMFSLCFGVAALFVAGLRQAGWSVGQVFPLMGVAVVIMGVMTWEGRNWRPVDPEPEGAVTPTELPWLYIILTGVMLFVSFVGENATEAWSALFIERELGGAVGHGGFGPSTLGFVMAAFRLLGQVTTEKLGEERVVFWSGVLGVIGSLVIASAQSQGVVLVGIGITAIGMAVIVPTANSLLGKLVHRQQRAIAISRAWLIGFTGYFIGPSLIGFVSQGFGLRVAFVCVAIMVAFIIPAVVTIKSRRAAAA, encoded by the coding sequence ATGTCACTTATCACTGCGGTGCGCGTTTCGCGTGCGCCTTTTATGGCGCTTGGCGCAATCGGTGTCTATTGGGGCACGCTCGCGGCGATGGTCCCGGCGATCAAGGCACAAACGCAGGCCAGTGATGCACAGTTTGGCTTGGCACTATTGGGCGCCGCGATCGGGGGTATGGTTGCAATGTATCTCGCGCCTCGGATATCGCTTGCACTTGGGCGCTATATCCTGCCGTTGCTTGTCGCGGTGATGTTCGTAGCGATGCAAATGCCGGCCTTCGCGCACTCTGTGCCTGCACTGTTTGTGGTTCTCGTCGCCCTTGGAGCTACGATTTCCAGTCTCGATATCAACGCAAACATGAGGCTGAGCCAACTCGAAGAGCGTCATGGGATGCATCTGATGAACATCAATCACGCGATGTTTTCGCTTTGTTTTGGTGTGGCCGCGTTGTTCGTTGCTGGATTGAGACAGGCGGGCTGGTCTGTTGGACAGGTATTCCCGTTGATGGGCGTTGCCGTGGTCATCATGGGGGTTATGACGTGGGAGGGGCGCAACTGGCGTCCGGTGGATCCTGAGCCGGAGGGAGCAGTTACGCCGACCGAACTTCCATGGCTCTACATCATCCTGACGGGGGTCATGTTATTTGTGTCTTTCGTGGGTGAAAATGCGACCGAGGCATGGTCCGCTCTGTTCATCGAGCGCGAGTTGGGCGGTGCGGTAGGTCACGGCGGGTTTGGTCCATCGACCCTTGGATTTGTCATGGCTGCCTTTCGTCTCTTAGGGCAGGTGACCACCGAAAAACTCGGCGAGGAACGTGTTGTGTTTTGGTCGGGCGTGCTCGGTGTTATCGGGTCACTGGTGATTGCCTCTGCGCAAAGCCAAGGCGTGGTCTTGGTCGGGATCGGGATCACGGCTATCGGTATGGCGGTGATTGTGCCCACCGCAAACTCGCTTTTGGGTAAGCTGGTGCACCGGCAACAGCGGGCAATCGCGATTTCACGCGCTTGGCTGATCGGCTTTACAGGTTACTTCATCGGGCCGTCTTTGATTGGATTTGTCTCACAAGGGTTTGGATTGCGGGTCGCGTTTGTCTGTGTGGCGATCATGGTCGCCTTTATAATTCCCGCTGTCGTGACCATCAAATCACGGCGCGCGGCAGCGGCCTAA
- a CDS encoding 50S ribosomal protein L25/general stress protein Ctc — protein MAGEIPDLIAHARTGTGKGAARQARRDGMVPGIVYGGENDPLPINIPFNVLLKRLKAGRFLSTLFNLKVEGQDDVRVICRGVQRDVVKDLPTHVDFMRLKRTSRVNLFIHVQIEGEDVAPGIKKGGVITHIRTEVELIVTAGDIPDHITLDVSKGEIGDVYHISDVKLPEGARAVIDRDFVIANIAAPAGLGGGSSDDDAAEAEDTAEE, from the coding sequence ATGGCTGGTGAGATTCCTGATCTTATTGCCCACGCACGTACGGGGACAGGCAAGGGCGCCGCTCGTCAAGCACGTCGCGACGGCATGGTTCCTGGTATTGTTTACGGTGGCGAAAACGATCCGCTTCCGATCAACATTCCATTCAACGTGTTGCTTAAGCGCCTCAAAGCGGGCCGCTTCTTGTCCACGTTGTTCAACCTGAAAGTCGAAGGCCAAGACGACGTTCGCGTCATCTGCCGTGGCGTTCAGCGTGACGTTGTGAAAGACCTTCCAACACACGTAGACTTCATGCGCCTCAAGCGCACGTCGCGCGTCAACCTGTTCATCCACGTTCAGATTGAAGGCGAAGACGTCGCACCAGGCATTAAAAAAGGTGGCGTAATCACGCACATCCGGACTGAAGTCGAATTGATCGTGACTGCGGGCGATATCCCCGATCACATCACGCTCGACGTATCCAAAGGCGAAATCGGCGATGTATACCACATCTCCGACGTTAAATTGCCTGAGGGTGCGCGCGCCGTGATCGATCGTGATTTCGTAATCGCAAACATCGCAGCGCCTGCCGGCCTTGGTGGCGGTTCCAGCGATGATGACGCCGCAGAAGCCGAAGACACCGCAGAAGAGTAA